The DNA sequence ATTTCAGTTCGACGCCTATCACGTATCACTATGAAGATGGGGATTCTCTGGGAACAACCTATATCGGTACTGGCGCTTATGCCGAGGGCATTCTGATGGATGACAGCATCATCCACGTCATCTACAATTCAGTGGAAGATGACACCTTTCGGATCAACTACCTCGTATCGGGCGATCAGGGGCGGTCATTTTCGGCTCCCATCGTCTTGTACAGCGCCCTGAATGATTTCGAGGAATACGGCGAATATCAATCCTTGATTCACGGGCAAGATGGCCAGTTTTACCTGACTTTCTGTGATTGGGGAGATAGCTCCAAAGCCAAGTCCTTGGTCTTCGAACCCTTGGAGGTTACCTACAATCCTACAACTTCCATTGGGCCGAAAAGCGAAGCCGGATATGCGCTCTTTCCCAATCCCGTTTCCACGATTCTGACCTTGGAGTTCCCCGATGATGCGCAGGTTTCAGCGGTTTCTCTCCATACGCTTGAAGGCAAAAGGGTTCAAATGGTGGGGCCTGCACTCGGTCAGCCTCAGGTAGAAATCGACGTTTCTCCGCTTCCGGACGGGATGTACATCGTCAGATTCAAGGAACAGGCCCGATATGTGATTCGCAGATTTGTGAAGGTGAGTGGGTAGGAAAATCTGCCCTGCTGAACAGGTAGTTCTGGCCATTCTTCATGATGGAATGTTCAGGACTGCCCGTTTCTGTTAGTCGAAACTTGCCAAGTAAAAACGAGTATCCAGCTATATTTAGCTGGGTACATATTTCCCCTGATTAAACCGAAAAAATGCTACTCCCATGATGATTTCCATGCTATTGGCGCTGACCTTTTTCGTACTTGCCGCTGTCCATTACCATTGGGCATTTGGAGGGACGTTTGGCTTCGATGCTGCTATTCCCACACGAGAAAATGGCGAAAAGCTGATGAATCCGGGATGGAAAGAATGCGTGATCGTGGGGTTGGGGCTGACGGCTTTTGGGCTCTTTTATGTCCTCAGATCCGGCTTCTTCAGTTACCAACTGCCAAAGGGGATTCAGCTGATCGCAGGTTGGGGCATCCCGCTGATTTTCCTGCTTCGGGCAGTGGGCGAGTTTAGGTATGTCGGGTTCTTCAAGCGGTTGAAAACGACCCCTTTTGCGAAATGGGACACCATGTTGTTTTCTCCGCTGTGCTTGGTCCTCGGTTTTTTGGGCCTTGTGCTCCAGATCGCGAGGTGATACCGAGTGTTTTCCTACGATCATTCTCTGCCGGCAAAGTTGCGAGTACCTGACAGTTCTGGTATTTTGAGGCCTATTCGTGGATCCAATAACTTCCCTCCTTGAACGGCATTCCGAACATATCCTTCAAAGGCAATGCGCAAGCGTTTGGCATCGAATGTCTGGCGC is a window from the Pontibacter sp. G13 genome containing:
- a CDS encoding DUF3995 domain-containing protein; amino-acid sequence: MMISMLLALTFFVLAAVHYHWAFGGTFGFDAAIPTRENGEKLMNPGWKECVIVGLGLTAFGLFYVLRSGFFSYQLPKGIQLIAGWGIPLIFLLRAVGEFRYVGFFKRLKTTPFAKWDTMLFSPLCLVLGFLGLVLQIAR